Proteins from a single region of Synergistes jonesii:
- a CDS encoding pseudouridine synthase — MPEESVRLNRYLAMCGAGARRKVEECIAAGRVKINGEVVTELGRQVFPQDKVELDGEALSTVAQKYLIFNKPRGVLSAVEDSRERTVIDILPPSYDRFRLFPAGRLDRDSEGLIILTNDGIFSQELIHPRNGFTKTYEVELRRPMDEPHLIEWSDGVTYDGRFLKPISVRRMGRAPLQHWFEVVLGEGIKREIRMMARALDNDVRRLFRRKIGKLTLKKLPSGEFIDVSREELWRYIRDGKVV, encoded by the coding sequence GTGCCCGAAGAGAGCGTTCGTTTGAACAGGTACCTTGCGATGTGCGGGGCGGGAGCGCGGCGCAAGGTCGAAGAATGTATCGCGGCGGGACGCGTCAAGATAAACGGCGAAGTCGTGACTGAGCTGGGAAGGCAGGTATTCCCGCAGGACAAAGTCGAGTTGGACGGCGAAGCGCTTTCTACTGTGGCTCAGAAATACCTGATATTCAACAAGCCGAGGGGGGTGCTTTCCGCTGTCGAAGATTCGCGCGAACGCACCGTGATCGATATACTGCCGCCTTCCTACGACCGCTTCCGCCTCTTTCCCGCAGGGCGCCTTGACCGCGACAGCGAAGGGCTGATAATTCTGACGAACGACGGTATCTTCTCGCAGGAGCTGATACATCCACGGAACGGTTTTACGAAGACCTACGAGGTGGAGCTGCGCAGGCCGATGGACGAGCCCCATCTTATAGAGTGGAGCGACGGCGTGACGTACGACGGCCGCTTCCTCAAGCCGATCTCCGTTAGGAGGATGGGGCGCGCGCCGCTGCAACATTGGTTCGAAGTCGTGCTCGGCGAGGGTATAAAGCGCGAGATTCGCATGATGGCCCGCGCACTCGACAACGACGTGCGCAGGCTTTTTCGCAGAAAAATTGGCAAATTAACGTTAAAAAAACTGCCCTCAGGAGAGTTTATCGACGTCAGCCGCGAGGAGCTCTGGCGTTATATAAGGGACGGCAAGGTAGTTTGA
- the scpB gene encoding SMC-Scp complex subunit ScpB yields MQPTERSDAVKIGQIERQIEALLFVSTQPVTAAELADHLGISTGRAEEAIAAIKKSYEGRSGLTLLNLAGGWQMATAPDLADVVDSFSSYLSMQRIRLSRAALETLSVIAYNQPVTMAEIEEIRSVRCDRVVETLLKNGLIDRPHRENRKKSQRRYRTTNKFLEIFGLSSISALPTLEELRETQHDEESAEEDDEKLPEKQMGDEEAE; encoded by the coding sequence TTGCAGCCGACTGAAAGGAGCGACGCCGTAAAGATCGGGCAGATAGAGAGGCAGATAGAGGCGCTTCTTTTCGTTTCGACGCAGCCCGTGACCGCCGCCGAGCTTGCCGACCATCTCGGAATTTCGACTGGACGCGCCGAAGAAGCAATTGCGGCGATAAAAAAGAGTTACGAGGGGCGGAGCGGGCTCACTCTGCTGAATCTCGCTGGAGGCTGGCAGATGGCGACCGCGCCGGACCTCGCCGATGTCGTGGACAGCTTTTCCTCCTATCTGTCTATGCAGCGCATAAGGCTCTCGCGCGCCGCGCTAGAGACTCTTTCTGTGATAGCCTACAACCAGCCTGTGACTATGGCGGAGATTGAGGAAATACGCTCGGTAAGGTGCGACCGCGTCGTCGAGACGCTCCTGAAAAACGGGCTGATCGACCGCCCGCATCGGGAGAACAGGAAAAAATCTCAGCGGCGCTACCGCACGACGAACAAATTTCTGGAAATTTTCGGCCTCTCGAGCATAAGCGCACTTCCGACGCTCGAGGAGCTGAGAGAAACGCAGCATGACGAAGAAAGCGCTGAAGAAGATGATGAAAAACTGCCCGAAAAGCAGATGGGCGATGAGGAGGCAGAGTAG
- a CDS encoding segregation and condensation protein A, producing MTEETKANGNIGENKAAGFEVRLGSFSGPLDLLCHLVESRELDALKLNLTEVVGQYISFLVKAKGATLNEMAEFFAFASRLVLRKVNSLFPLSAEDDETGEAPLDDCEDFIEGEGELAEIIERYKPYRAAGLLLGSLKEEREKCFLRVTDEEDNYYYDIGDLDTLALKWWETLALYEERVHAERYDEESTLWDEIPDAMPEERQIEERMEELISVLRGKKMSFGELLADKSAKTVIVTLLALLEMSRLGMVRIIQPETLGGVEIAAD from the coding sequence TTGACGGAAGAGACAAAGGCCAACGGAAATATAGGCGAAAACAAAGCGGCAGGATTTGAGGTCCGTCTGGGCAGCTTTTCCGGGCCGCTTGATTTGCTGTGCCACCTTGTCGAGTCGCGCGAGCTCGACGCGCTGAAATTGAATCTGACCGAAGTCGTAGGGCAGTATATCAGCTTTCTTGTGAAGGCTAAAGGGGCGACTCTAAACGAGATGGCGGAGTTTTTCGCCTTCGCGAGCCGCCTTGTTCTGCGCAAGGTGAATTCGCTCTTCCCACTAAGCGCGGAGGACGATGAAACCGGCGAAGCGCCGTTGGACGACTGCGAAGACTTCATCGAAGGAGAAGGGGAACTCGCCGAAATAATCGAAAGGTACAAACCGTACCGCGCGGCCGGACTCCTCCTCGGAAGCCTGAAGGAGGAGCGCGAAAAATGTTTCCTGCGTGTGACGGACGAGGAGGATAATTATTATTACGATATCGGCGACCTTGACACGCTCGCGTTGAAGTGGTGGGAGACTCTCGCGCTTTACGAAGAGCGCGTGCACGCCGAGAGGTACGACGAAGAATCGACGCTGTGGGATGAGATTCCCGACGCGATGCCGGAAGAGCGCCAGATAGAGGAGCGCATGGAGGAACTTATCTCCGTGCTGCGCGGCAAAAAAATGTCGTTCGGCGAGCTGCTCGCCGATAAGAGCGCGAAGACGGTGATCGTGACGCTTCTCGCCCTTCTTGAGATGTCGCGCCTCGGCATGGTGCGCATAATACAGCCGGAAACGCTCGGAGGTGTTGAAATTGCAGCCGACTGA
- the trpS gene encoding tryptophan--tRNA ligase, with protein sequence MDNRKRIFSAMRPTGRLHYGHMAGALINWVKLQDEYNCFWGIADWHAMMSDYADPGRLKDNCYEILLDWLAVGVDPEKASVFVQSHVKQHAEIHLALSMITPLGWLQRCPTYKEQILNLQNKDLSTYAFLGYPVLMAGDILLYKSFAVPVGEDQSAHLELTREIARRFNGFYGEIFPEPGTLLTPAAKMPGTDGRKMSKSYGNSLQIAEDMDTIWGKVRTMMTDPARERRTDKGTPEKCPVWDVHKFFNKDAQELSEIYEGCMTAGIGCVDCKKKLMVHLSEMMDPIQKRRTEFAKQRDDLKQILEAGAARARAVAEETMADVYRAMNLLH encoded by the coding sequence TCAGCGCGATGAGACCGACTGGGCGCCTTCATTACGGGCATATGGCCGGGGCCCTTATAAACTGGGTGAAGCTGCAGGATGAATATAATTGTTTCTGGGGCATCGCCGACTGGCACGCGATGATGTCCGATTACGCGGATCCAGGCAGGCTCAAGGACAACTGCTACGAGATATTGCTCGACTGGCTCGCGGTCGGCGTCGATCCGGAAAAGGCGTCGGTATTCGTTCAGTCCCACGTCAAGCAGCACGCCGAGATTCACTTAGCCCTTTCGATGATAACGCCGCTCGGCTGGCTGCAGCGCTGCCCGACCTATAAAGAGCAGATTCTGAATTTGCAGAACAAAGACCTTTCGACCTACGCGTTCCTCGGCTATCCAGTACTGATGGCGGGTGACATCCTTCTTTACAAATCGTTTGCGGTGCCGGTGGGGGAGGACCAGAGCGCGCACCTTGAGCTTACACGCGAGATTGCGCGGCGCTTCAACGGCTTTTACGGCGAAATATTTCCGGAGCCGGGGACGCTGCTGACGCCCGCCGCAAAGATGCCTGGCACGGACGGCCGCAAAATGAGCAAATCGTACGGCAATTCGCTGCAGATAGCGGAGGATATGGACACGATATGGGGCAAGGTCCGCACGATGATGACGGACCCTGCGCGCGAACGCAGGACGGATAAGGGCACGCCCGAGAAATGCCCGGTGTGGGACGTGCACAAATTCTTCAACAAGGACGCCCAGGAGCTCTCGGAGATTTACGAGGGCTGCATGACGGCCGGTATCGGCTGCGTCGACTGCAAGAAGAAACTGATGGTACACCTTTCTGAGATGATGGATCCAATTCAGAAGCGCCGTACGGAATTTGCGAAGCAGCGCGACGATCTGAAGCAGATTCTCGAAGCGGGGGCGGCGCGCGCGCGCGCCGTCGCCGAGGAGACGATGGCGGACGTTTACCGCGCTATGAACCTTCTTCATTAA